GCACCAACCTCATTCAAACAACTACTGAATTTGTTCAATCTACGTTGGCGGACGCCGAAGCGGGACACGACTGGTGGCATACGTATCGGGTGTGGCAAAATGCCCGGCAAATTGCCCAATCCGAAACGGCCAACCGATTAGTGGTAGAGCTGGGTGCTTTACTGCACGATATTGCCGACGCTAAATTTCACGGAGGGGATGAGGAAATCGGCCCGCATACCGCCCAACAGTTTTTAGAAGAGCAAGCAGTTAGCCCAACGATAATTGAGCACGTAACCAATATTGTACGCCATATTTCTTTTAAAGGCGGGAATTTTCAGCAAACGTTTCACTCACCAGAGTTAGCGATAGTACAAGATGCTGATCGCCTAGATGCATTGGGGGCTATTGGCATTGCGCGCACTTTTCACTATGGAGGCTTTCGCAACCGACCGCTCTACAACCCAAACGTACCGCCTAACCTAAACATGAGTCGCGAAGAATATAAAAGCAGTCAGGCGCCTACCATTAATCATTTCTACGAAAAGTTACTGCTAT
This region of Tunicatimonas pelagia genomic DNA includes:
- a CDS encoding HD domain-containing protein, translated to MTRTNLIQTTTEFVQSTLADAEAGHDWWHTYRVWQNARQIAQSETANRLVVELGALLHDIADAKFHGGDEEIGPHTAQQFLEEQAVSPTIIEHVTNIVRHISFKGGNFQQTFHSPELAIVQDADRLDALGAIGIARTFHYGGFRNRPLYNPNVPPNLNMSREEYKSSQAPTINHFYEKLLLLKDRMNTATGKQLADKRHQFMEQFLAQFYQEWNPEG